The genomic region ACTGGTCCTTGTTCTGCTGTGTTAGGAGAATAATGACATGTCAGGAAAGCTTATCAGCAATGAATACTCCATTCAAGATGCCCAGTCAGCAGCACCTAAGTCCACTGCAAAGGGTTAGCAGGGGGTTGAATTCTAAGATAAAAACTTAATGTTCTGTAGCCTAGTTTTTGCAGCTGTGGACTCTGGGGTTGTGTTCCTCCCAAGTGTGCTGTTACCACAGCGTGAATCTTGTGTTCTTGGTCAATAGCTTCCACAGAACTGGTCGTGATGTTGTCCCCCTCTGCTTATCCTCTACCGTGATAGCGTGGGCAGTCTTTCTGAAGGTGGAAGATGTGGTTTTGAGTTTCTTCTCCATCCTCCAGGTTGAAGGAGGATTTGAATCTCAATTTTCCACTTCCTGAAGGACTGCCTTATCCTTCCAGTTATAATGCAGCACAGTGAGAGGCACCTCTCTCCACTTTGAAATAAGCACCCAAGAGAGGTCTACAGGTAGATGCAGATCCACAGGGGTGTGTGTGCTTGTTTGCAAGTGCCTAAGTTCTGGATGACTGGTTAGATGAAGCTATACCTATCACACACATTCACTGCATTTCCTCTTGGCTAGCTCTATGTGTTTGCTACCATTTTAGATTTATAGTACCCTCAGCCTTTTCCAGTTGACAGATAACCCTCTGCACAGGCAGTCTAAACCTAACAGCCCATTGCTTTTCCCAGGTACCTTTCCCTTCATGAGCAATGTGTGTCCACCTCTTGGAATCTGTGAGCCAGTGCAAAATCAGTCTTTAGGTAGCCTTTCgattccccccacacacacacttttctgaGGCACATCATTCTCTATGTGCTGTGTACAGTGAGCTTGGGCAACTAACAGTGGCTTCTGTAGTCCAGTCTGATGACCAACTGTGTAAAATAAACGTGTTGCAGTGGCTAGCTTTTCATGATGGAGTTAGATCACCGCTTAAGACGGATGTATGGCCCTTGGGCTGTGTGCAGTTTCATGCACTTCAGGTATGAACCTGGTCTATTTAATATGACTGGCAGCAGTGTCTGACGCCCCTGCCTGGGGGTCACCCAGCTGGATGGCTGTGGCCTCTCTCtgtcccccagctaactcccatCTGACAGGGAAGTGGGTATCCCTGCAGAGCTGTTGTTCTCGCTCCTCCTGGTGTGCAGATTGTGCCTCTTGGCTGTGCGAAGGCTCTGGAACCTGACTCGGTATCAGGAAAACCATCTGCCCCTGCCTTAATTGAGTACCTGTATGGAAGGAAAATTGCCCATCTCATCGAAACCGGAGGTCAgcattagaaataaaatgttcagCCTCCCCCAAACTTGAATGGGCAGACTTTGCTGATGCCCCCACAGGCTGGCAGATGTGGTGGTGTAGGACAGCCTCCCTCAGCTGGTTGTACGCATGCAGGAGCCTCTTTGTAGTGCACCGCAGCTTTCTCTCATTCATGGAGACACCGGTCCACCCAGTCTCTCTGTTAAAAAATGCCCTCCTAACCTGGCTTCTTTACACTTTTGATCTTCTCTACTGGTTCTGCCTAAAAGAAATGAAGATCAGCCCTCCTGCAAATGCATGGGTggggcttttatttatttataattgaaTTTGACAGAAATTAGGTACTTTTGAAAGCCCAAGGATAAAAAAAAGCGTTTAAGCACCTAGAAGTCTTAGCCCTTCCATGGCCCAGGTGTTCTATGCAAGACTTTGATCTCATTTcagacttctgctttttcagctcGTTACAAGCAGTTAAAAGTTTTGCATCTCAAATGCCCAcgcctcctcttcttcccttgtATGTTAGCCGCTGCAGCTTCTTGCACAGGTGTGCTGATGAAGTGAGGTTTGCGCCCAGAGGGACTAAAGTATCTCAGATTAGGGAAGTCTCAATTTGACACAACTCAGACACAGCAAAACACGAGACAAAGCTGTTGTCATGCTCTTTTCTTGCCTATCCTcctgtttttcagtcttctgtttttCACTCTCTCTTCTGATCATATTACATAAGCTATGAAAGTTAGATACTGGGAGAGAGACAGAAGCGGGGGATGAGCAGAAAATGCAACTACCACTGAAAGTGTTTTTTTAGATAATGAGTACTGAGTAAGAGGAAGCAAGGAGGTGTAAGTATCTCTCCTTTGATGGGAAGACATAATTTCACGAAAAAACCACTTCCAATTCATTGCTCCCAAACAGCCTCTGAGGCAGACAAGATGACACAGATTTAGCTGTTTATCACGGTGTTTCTCCATAAGCTACAGGGATTTGTGAACAGCCAGCCTTCCACAGTGACCAGTGAAACATCCCCAGTTCCCTCACGTTCACCCTGCAATGGAACATGTAGTAGTACTTACGCTATTCTGTAATTCCCCAGGACTCAAAAGGAGGAAAGAACAGGTTTCTTAAGTTTCTTCAGAGCTATGAGAAGAAAGCAGCACTTGAGAAGTTTGCTGAATAAAGAGACTGAGCACTAACACACAAAAGCAGCAGTTCCTAAGCATGCTTCAGGTATTTGTGCACTAAAAGAAACCAGGGGAGCAAGGGTTCAGGAGAGCGAGAGGTATAACCAGGGTATTTCTGGATCATTCCCAGAAATACCACACATAGAGAATCTAACCTCACTGTAAACAACCTCTTTTGTAGAAAACATCCACAAAGTACCAGGCACTTCTCAGACTGTtacagattttttattttctcgTCTGCCTGACTTCACTGCTTGCCTCCTCTGATTAAAGGCAAACCTACATAATCAGttacacaggaagaaaaactaaCATATAGGTATTGTATGTCTTTCTATAGCTACATAAAAACTAACACATCAGAAAAACTAACTAACAGCTACTAGAAGGATCAACGGAACTTATAAAAATCGGGTCCTTCAACAGACATGGAAGAATTCTACAAGCTGCCTTGATGGCAGCTGTTTTTATAGGGCTGTTGGAGAGTTCACCATTACTGAGTTAAGAGATTTCAGAATTCCACTTGGCACTATCTTCACATAGCAATTTTGAGTAGAACAAGTGATTTTATTTAAGAGGGCACCTGTGATGGCTTTTAGAAACATTATTGCTGACAGGGTCTTCTTTTCGatctcaaggaaaaaaatttaaaaaaaaagaaaagaaaaaaagatgctggcttacctcccccctccttccccaagagTTTGCTGGCCCAGCTACTCTTGGTGGCTGAGTTGAACAGGGTGCCCTGACATAACCAAACTGCACTCGCAAAAGCCCATAACACAGTTCAGAACTGAGGACAAGAATTTTAAGAGGCGCAGGGAAGAAACTGGGGAGTTGGTCCCCCCTGTTATCCCCACTGGACCCTGTTAACTGTTGGGCAGCATGGTAAAGGCCAGAAAGCATACATCAGTACCATTACTGACCACGCTGCGTCACTGTTTCACAAGGAGaacttctgctcttttttccattttattatataaaacagaaacaatgaAACCTGAGGACAACTAAATGAACTTTTATTAGTGATATTTATATATTCGGTTGCTACCGCAATGAAAGGGCTCTGCAGTCCTGCCTTAAGAACACAAGCAGAGCAAAGCGATGCTTCATGGTGCGACTCACTGCTCCCAGGTAATCTTCAGGTTTGGGGGTAGCTCTGCAGCGCACAGTTCATCGAACTTGGACGCATCCTTCACGGGAGTGCTATAGAAATTCAGGACATCCTCAGCACTGTGCATCAGGTGGAGCTGTGAATTGGGGACAGCATGACCAAGTTCTGCTGCCAGCTGAGCCAGGAGGCGATACTTTAACCTATTTTCTTTGAGGGGTGTCTGCTGCCAATTATCAGGAAGCGAGGGTCCAAAAA from Aptenodytes patagonicus chromosome Z, bAptPat1.pri.cur, whole genome shotgun sequence harbors:
- the MRPL50 gene encoding large ribosomal subunit protein mL50; the protein is MAAVAALRVAGRRLGLGAPARRAFWGGLRKKEKEVEADKIIHQEKSEPSLICPPPRSRNYLPPEDIQSCLESHVKEIFGPSLPDNWQQTPLKENRLKYRLLAQLAAELGHAVPNSQLHLMHSAEDVLNFYSTPVKDASKFDELCAAELPPNLKITWEQ